A stretch of the Lolium perenne isolate Kyuss_39 chromosome 3, Kyuss_2.0, whole genome shotgun sequence genome encodes the following:
- the LOC139838137 gene encoding uncharacterized protein, whose protein sequence is MKILGLNCHGLGGAAAVLSLLDVQKRRGADVIFLSETHLDEFPVECLRRRLRMDHKYVVRSDGRSGGLMLMWKKEIGVDLLFKCDNYIDVIIGRGVENIWRFTGMYGEPKWENKYLTWDYLRNLHAQCTMPWLVLGDLNEILYPFEKEGGNPRPLHFMQAFRDALVDCDLSDLGYVGDKFTWHRGHIRERLDRALSNEAWNNKFPHAVLENLPYCKSDHRPILLSLEEQLAHEHLGPKVLRFEAKWLKEAQFKDIVQQAWEQSGADLSNTDLAGRLSAVHKQLHKWDRYTLQRSKKRIRAAQRELEQVAADDLSDENIEKQKQLALEIERLLEQEEIHWAQRSRVNWLQFGDKNTSYFHRSASTRRERNRIKRLRNDQGAWLEGTAYLNPMISDYFTGLFSTEVYDTDPELLSKVNPQVTNEMNEVLQRPFSPEDVKKALFSIGDMKAPGSDGLHAIFF, encoded by the coding sequence ATGAAAATATTAGGCCTCAACTGCCACGGTCTTGGCGGGGCCGCGGCAGTGTTATCGCTTCTGGATGTCCAGAAGCGTAGAGGGGCTGATGTCATATTCCTCTCAGAAACTCATCTAGATGAATTCCCTGTGGAGTGTCTGCGCAGAAGGTTAAGAATGGATCATAAATATGTTGTTAGGAGTGATGGACGTAGTGGTGGTCTCATGTTAATGTGGAAGAAGGAAATTGGAGTGGATCTATTGTTCAAATGTGATAATTATATTGATGTAATTATTGGCAGAGGAGTGGAAAACATATGGCGTTTCACGGGGATGTATGGTGAACCAAAATGGGAGAACAAATATTTGACTTGGGATTATTTGAGGAACTTGCATGCGCAATGTACTATGCCATGGCTTGTTCTTGGTGATTTAAATGAAATTCTGTATCCGTTTGAGAAAGAAGGAGGTAATCCAAGACCTCTACATTTTATGCAAGCATTCCGTGACGCCTTAGTGGACTGTGATTTATCCGACCTGGGGTATGTCGGGGACAAGTTCACTTGGCATCGGGGACATATAAGAGAAAGATTGGACCGGGCTTTATCTAATGAAGCTTGGAATAACAAATTCCCACATGCAGTGTTGGAAAATCTCCCATACTGCAAGTCTGATCATCGCCCTATTCTTCTTAGTTTGGAAGAACAACTGGCTCATGAACACTTGGGCCCAAAGGTGCTCCGTTTTGAAGCTAAATGGCTGAAGGAAGCACAGTTTAAAGACATAGTACAGCAGGCTTGGGAGCAGTCGGGAGCAGATTTGAGTAATACCGATTTGGCGGGTAGGCTCTCAGCGGTCCACAAGCAGCTCCATAAGTGGGATCGGTATACTTTGCAGAGATCAAAGAAAAGGATCAGAGCTGCACAGAGGGAACTGGAACAGGTGGCAGCGGATGACCTGTCAGATGAAAATATTGAGAAACAAAAACAGTTAGCTTTGGAGATTGAAAGGCTTCTGGAGCAAGAAGAAATTCATTGGGCACAGAGGAGCAGAGTGAATTGGTTACAATTTGGTGATAAAAATACTTCCTATTTCCATAGATCTGCTAGCACAAGAAGGGAGCGGAATAGAATTAAAAGATTGAGAAATGATCAGGGAGCCTGGCTAGAAGGAACTGCTTACTTGAATCCTATGATTTCTGATTATTTTACTGGTCTGTTTTCAACAGAAGTTTATGACACTGACCCAGAACTTCTGAGCAAAGTTAACCCCCAGGTTACTAATGAGATGAATGAGGTACTTCAGCGACCGTTCTCCCCAGAGGATGTCAAAAAAGCTCTATTCTCTATTGGGGATATGAAGGCGCCTGGATCTGATGGCTTGCATGCTATATTTTTTTAA